The genomic DNA gagcacccctgacttacatcatgtgttgcctgcaTTGTAAAACTTATGTAAGGCTTTtacttttttgcagctccagaaagatttttattttgtatttttggtccaatatggctttttcaacattttgggctgccgacccctgcattagtCCAATGAAATTGCCAAAGGGGTTATGGTGGACCAAAAAAACTGTTCACAGTAAATCAAATTGCACTCACACTTATTATGGAAAAGTCGCAACAAAATGCACACAACAAAGCCCCAAAGTCAAAGACGATCGACACGGCCATCGAAAAAAAAAACGGCCAACGCCGCACAGAACGGAACGGAAATCCACCACCACTAACAGGCCCCAACAGGACGTGCCAAAGAAGACAAGTTCAgcaaagaaggaggagaaggacaaATACCGCACTCAGGTAGGCTATTCACTGTCTTCTGTCAAATTTGTGACTGAACACAAGCGCCTGTGTAAATATTGCAATGTGTGCACCTGCAGTTTATAGACTTGTGCACCCAATATATGTACAATAAGGTTTGtccaaaaatgtaaaatgtatattttttattgtacTTTTGTGCTGATTTGAAACATATATGTCCACCCTATTTAGTTCCAAAATCAATATCATGTGTATGTTGATGATACTTCATACTGCAAACAGTAAATAAAAAGTACTGACATTTTGCAGTATTCTTGCTCTGTGGAGTCATTGCAACAATCGTGTATGACATTGTTGCACACTTGACAGGAAGAGACTTTTTTCACACTTCATTTTCTTGGTTTTGCATGAAGATGAAAATTGTGCttatttgagggtttttttttttttttcaaaagagaAACCACAACCATTTCAAAGCAGCATTGGTGTCAGTAAGTGTGTGTATCGGGATTTGATGCGTGGAAGGCAGCTTGAGCaacgtgaccccaagatgcagccaACAACACGCTATTGCCAACAGTTGCCAATAATATTCTTTAATACATCAAAATATAATAAATGCATTCTTGAAGGAGTTGAGGAAAAACAAGAAGGAATGGAAAAAAGGACAAAAGAAGGCAAATGCAAACAGAATTGTACAAGACATGGGACTTCTTTGTTTGAAGCAATAGGCAGAGTGAGGCAGagcaaattagacttagacttcctttcttgtcattcaaatttgaattttacagtacagataagatcaACATTTATTTGTGTTAGCTCATTGTAGTGCGGGATAAACGAACAAAgaggtgcagagtgtttgcatttacaaaaaagtgcatatataaatagatagattactgtacagataaatatattgcacttttgcatatgcatccaccttTAGGATGTATGttacattgtctttatagtccagctaGTTaatctgttttttgggggaattgaggggaatattatgatgtgttcaagagtcttatggcctgaaggAAGaatctgttacagaacctggaggttctgctacggaggctgcagaacctctttctagagtccagcagtgaaaacagtccttggtggggttgggaggagtctctacagattttctgagccctggtcaggcagcgacttcttgcgatctcctggataggaggaagaggagtcctgatgatcttttccgccgtcctcaccactctctgcagagactttcagtctgaggcactgcacttcggtccagacagagatgcagttggtcagtaggctctctatagtgcctccttggaatgtggtgagaatgggggtagGGAGCTGTGTTCTTTTCATCcgatgcaaaaagtgcatgcactgctgagctctttttataagagctccggtgtgtagggataaGGTCAGATtgacagttatctgcacccccaggaacttggtgctgcttacgatctccactgctgtgccgttgatgaagagtggagtgtggctggactggtgccgcCTGAAGTCgacgatctccttggtcttgtcgacgttcaggaccaggttgttggttctgcattagtcaaccagatgtttcacctcctccctgtagtccatgtcgttgttgtcacggataaggcccactactgttgtgtcgtctgcctacttcacaatgtggttagtagtggacctggcgcagcagtcatgggtcatcagtgTAAGCAGCAGCGGACttaggacgcagccctggggggagtcgGTGCTCTGGGAGATGGcattggaggtgttgttgcccactctcactgactggggtctgtctgtgaggaagtcaagcagccagttgcatggtggggtaccaaatccaaggggggccagtttgctcacgaGGTTCGCGGGAttctgaagtccagaaacaacatccgcacgtgtgtgtcctttccttccagatgttctaagctcaggtggagtgcagaaatGAACCACAGGGAGAAGGAGACAGTGGCTGACCTACATAGGAGACTGATTGGCAACCGAATGCAGCTgtgtcctggttgccaatcaggcagcaGGGTAGACGCCTGTGCACGGCACAAGGAAGttaatttaccaaaaaaaatagaTGGCGGTGGGAGAACGTTGGTGGCGGGTCTCAAAACTGTGGCCTTAATGCTTGGCCGGCATGTCGGCCACGTGACCTTGAAGCCAGCGGAGTAGAGTCCGGGGTTGACAGTGAGTCCTCGCATTAGTCCCAAGCACGGTGGACTCGCGCAAAGGGAAAAGCAGCAATGACATCATGGGAGCCGGAGACCCAGTGTCCTTGAAGATACCGGGCACAGTTCAGGTGATGGCGCTGAGCGTAAAGCCGCTGCAGCTGGCGAGGTGGACGTCCATGATCCGGCCACCCCTGTGACTTACAAAAATGAGGAGTATGGGCGCCAGGGGGGAGCCTCCGCAGCAGACGAGGATGACGGCAGGCAAGCGAGCGACTGTCCTGGAGATCTGGCAGGCTGCTGGGCTGGAAGTCTAGCAAATGGAGTTGTCTGACCCATTGCAGGAGAGGTTGGTCTGAAAACCCACTGAAGACGGAGGCGGGCAGCAGCGTTCCGTCATCATCCCCCACCGCACAGCATCCCATAGCCCCCAAAAATAATATTctttaataatccatccatccatccattttctatcgcattCGGGCAAAGGCGGTGTACattctggacaagtcaccacctcatcgcagggccaacacagatagacagacaacattcacactcacattcacacactagggcccatttagtctgAAATgttccgttctcctggcaacctccaaacccagactcgtccatcagattgccagatggataagcgtgattcatcactccagagaacgcgtctccactgctctagagtccagtggtgacgtgctttacaccactgcatcccacgctttgcattggacttggtgatgtatggcttagatgtaaCTGCCCAGCCATAGAAAACCATTCcattgcgtactgtacgtgggctaattggaaggtcacatgaagtttggagcactgtaacaactgactgtgcagaaagtcgctgacctctttgcactatgcgcttcagcatctgtctgtttacgtggcctaccacttggtggctgagttgctgttgttcccaaacgcttcaatgttcttataataaagccgacagttgactttggaatatgtcggagcgaggaaatttcacgactggatttgttggacaggtggcatcctatgacagttccacgctggaaatcactgagctcctgaaagcggcccattctttcacaaatgtttgtagaaacagtctccatgcctaagtgcttgattttatacacctttggccgggccaagtgattaggacacctgattctgatcatttggatgggtggccaaatacttttggcaatatagtgtagatcaGAGTTTGAATCGTTGTCCTGTGTGATGTCATTTGTGAATTCAGGGTGGATTTTTTGTTTTCCTAACTGGGTAGTTCAAACATTTTGGCCTAAAGTGACACCTGTGGCTCAAAAATGGACAGCTGTTGCCTCTCATGTCACTTGACATGATAGTGACCCTCAGACAAATACAAggctttattgttattttttattttatttaacttttttacaCAACCCATTCCAAAAGGAATGTTCAGCCTTTAAAATGATTCTTAAAATAATTAATGGAGGATTACTGGTTACTGGTTGTGGCCAgtgaaaatgaaataaattaactCTTGTTTTAGCAAAATCCAGCACATgtgcaacatattttttttaatttgtacaaATCtgcagagacaaaaaaaaaagttgactttACCACAGAAATACTGCATAGTCAACAAAAGTAGATAAAAAAAACCCTGTGAGAAAATGATACAAAGGGACTGAAAAGTTTGGGTGGATATATTTCCACTGAGGTAGAGGCGGCACATGACGACCAATGAGACAGCAGCAAAATAGTTCCCTCCCATTTGGTATGATGTGTTTCAAGTCAATAATCTTAAGATGCTGTCTAGATGGTCTGATGCTCACTTGGTCAAACGAGAGGAGAAAATGTGGatcgtgcttcatctgctgctcctgctccaaagtggaggtaagtccatgctcagttccaatggagacatgttcatactgtacatgactcttattaatatgtcttcttttttctcttcaGCATGTACAGGTGCTTACAACTTTTCCACTCTGACTCTTGGACCTGGACAAAGTATCTCTCTGCCATGTCCCCGCGGTACAACTAAGAATGTTGAACACTTAATTTGGATCCGACTTGTTTCTGGAGCTTATCCTGAAATTTTAGCTAAAATGGCATCTTACGAATCAGGACCTGTTGAACGTGGAACATCAAATACTGGACATCACAtcacagccaaaaaagaacaagaAACATTTGTTCTGCAAATTAGTCAAGCAGAGAAAAGTGATACGGCGATCTACTACTGTTTAAAAGTGGAATTAGATCAACTCTCGTTTTTGAAAGGAATATTCCTTCAGGTCACAGGTAAATATgacaacaaataattaaaaaacagtttaaatgaacaattttacatattttaattgtaacataacatctgtttatagataacaatgttaacttgactactcttccaataattcaaccttcaaataaacaaatattttattgtgatgaacatgtttttacatgcactacaagaaatgtaacctctgcattaacacatcagtattttttaccttcaagatttcaacagaagtgaatgTCGATCTGTGGAATCAAAGTCACAGAGTGCTGAAAGTCTTCAATTTGTCTTGCACTCTTCCCAGAACCAGAACCCTCCGTGTCTGTTGTCTCTGAAGTCCGACCAGGACCACCTGTGAAGTTGCAGTGCTCAGTCCTCTCCCACTCTGGGAATGAAATCTGTCAGGATGGAcccaaagtgtcctggttcaGCACTGGACCAGAAAGTGTCCATCCAAGCTTTGTTTACACTCATGACGAATGCAAGAATATCAATGATaattccacacagaaatgtgtccacactttctcaaagaacgtcaactcctctgatgctggaacttacttgtgtgctgtggtcacatgtgggaggatTTTCATGGGAAATCCAATAAAAGTCAAAACTAAAGGTAAAGATCTTTATTGATATATTCGACAATAGTGTTTTTTCATAAGTGTTTTTTTATCATAACTATCCAGATTCCAGCAGCTCTGATTCATGCAAGTATGTTATAATCGTCTTGAGTGCTGCTTTGGCCTTAAGTTTCATCATGTCAGCCATCCTCATCAACaagatcaggacaaaaaactgttTTTGCTGCAAAGGTAAGAAAAAAACACATCATTAGGTTGCTCtttgatgatttattttaaattttttttagctgGTCCACAAACACTCGATGAAACATTCAGTCGCGTCCAGCAGGTAAGAAAAAGTCTGTAGAAAAGTTCTACGTCTTTGTttcgttttcttttttttgtcatgtCTTACATGATTTGTTTCTTTAGAGAGACGAGGACTCTTTGGTTTATTCCATGCCGACCATTGTTACCAAGAAAACTGGCAGAGCGAGGCAGACAAATACAAGGGCAGCAGGGGAATTCAGCACGTACGCTGACGTGCGTCTTCAAAAGTAAATCCTCCTGTTCTGATTTACCAAAGTATTATCTTAAGAGTTGTATTGACTTTCTGTAAGACTTAGCACAGTGTGCTGAGAGATACAAGACCTGTTGATGAAGATAATCCAGAATTAACTATAGTTCTGgagtcctttgcagcactaactcttctgggacgctacaaggttTATGGGGCTGGGGGGTGtctgggcagggtttggtggtagcgggggtgtattttgtagcgtcctggaagagttagtactgcaaagggttctgggtatttgtttgttctgttgtgtttatgttgtgtttcggtGCGGATGTTCACGGTGTGGCgtttatttctaacagtgttaaagttgtttatacggccaccctcagtgtaacgtttatcgctgttgatcaagtgtgccttgcattcacgtgtgtgtgcgtacagaagccgcacatatcttgtgactgggccggcacgtttttagaatggatgaaaagcggacgtgacgacagcacgtagaggacgttaaaggcaatgcctttaaggcacgcccccaagactttggtccgggtggactacgagatataatgactgatgaacacctttgttcgataatgaaggttgcctcagctcaaagcctgagccccgacattaatgaactagtatccaagaaaagatggcaggtatctggcttgggcacatcagattagatcagtgtgttgcaaactgagcgcattgttattttattttcaaatggaaaaagttaatgttgatatttacctcagaaggctgcaaatagaaaagaggcattcaatttttatttaaactgtatttgatttgccattgatatttttttattattattattattattatttgaaactggattttgcatgtcactataaaattatataagccttgcttgttcaatattcaatgcaaaacttgtttgggtccttattaaaaggttcatttgttcaaccttggcccgcggctttgttcagttttaaattttgtcccactctgtatttgagtttgac from Nerophis lumbriciformis linkage group LG16, RoL_Nlum_v2.1, whole genome shotgun sequence includes the following:
- the LOC133617321 gene encoding uncharacterized protein, which produces MGAGDPVSLKIPGTVQVMALSVKPLQLARWSDAHLVKREEKMWIVLHLLLLLQSGACTGAYNFSTLTLGPGQSISLPCPRGTTKNVEHLIWIRLVSGAYPEILAKMASYESGPVERGTSNTGHHITAKKEQETFVLQISQAEKSDTAIYYCLKVELDQLSFLKGIFLQVTEPEPSVSVVSEVRPGPPVKLQCSVLSHSGNEICQDGPKVSWFSTGPESVHPSFVYTHDECKNINDNSTQKCVHTFSKNVNSSDAGTYLCAVVTCGRIFMGNPIKVKTKDSSSSDSCKYVIIVLSAALALSFIMSAILINKIRTKNCFCCKAGPQTLDETFSRVQQRDEDSLVYSMPTIVTKKTGRARQTNTRAAGEFSTYADVRLQNDDEQDPRSCVYHLSLTVLNSSDTGTYYCAVVTCGQILFGQGTHVDTQQDVKAAAVLLSALLASFAVVVTVLVA